In the genome of Hymenobacter cellulosivorans, one region contains:
- a CDS encoding J domain-containing protein, with protein sequence MQNHYHTLGVDEQATPDDIRRAYRRLVLLTHPDRTTDPAAHGRFLLINEAYDVLSNPARRRGYDALLEASRSPPPPRPPAPAAGTYATRVTPPRRGRPAGYATQRPRAAPINFGVYQKPIRVWGKILLLLGLLVVVDYYGLRYTTTATFLSATIYDGGADTYVVRTSKGRFLTSGDYTSGKTDLAGSVQLRVSLLFRFIREARMLPAGPPLPVLFRHQALFAFTGLLVLAAGFTQGKLLGDAGRVNAAIFATSFALLVVVLILRV encoded by the coding sequence ATGCAAAACCACTACCACACGCTGGGAGTGGACGAGCAGGCCACCCCCGACGATATCCGGCGGGCCTACCGCCGCTTGGTGCTGCTCACGCACCCCGACCGTACCACCGACCCGGCGGCGCACGGCCGGTTTCTGCTCATCAACGAAGCCTACGATGTGCTCAGCAACCCGGCCCGCCGCCGCGGCTACGACGCCCTGCTGGAAGCTTCCCGCTCCCCGCCCCCACCCCGCCCTCCCGCACCCGCGGCCGGTACCTACGCTACGCGGGTAACTCCTCCCCGTCGCGGTCGGCCGGCTGGTTATGCAACGCAACGCCCCCGGGCTGCACCAATCAATTTCGGAGTGTACCAGAAGCCCATTCGGGTATGGGGAAAAATACTCCTGCTCCTGGGTTTGCTGGTCGTCGTCGACTATTACGGGCTGCGGTACACCACGACGGCCACCTTTCTGAGTGCAACCATCTACGACGGCGGGGCCGACACCTACGTCGTACGGACCAGCAAGGGCCGCTTTCTGACCAGCGGCGACTATACTTCCGGCAAGACGGATCTGGCCGGTTCAGTCCAGTTGCGGGTGTCGCTGCTGTTTCGCTTCATCCGGGAAGCCCGGATGCTACCGGCGGGGCCACCGCTGCCGGTGCTGTTTCGGCACCAGGCGCTGTTTGCCTTCACCGGGCTGCTGGTGCTGGCCGCGGGCTTCACCCAAGGCAAGTTATTAGGAGACGCTGGCCGGGTGAATGCCGCAATTTTTGCCACGTCGTTTGCCTTATTGGTTGTGGTTCTGATACTGCGGGTTTAA
- a CDS encoding TerC family protein has protein sequence MFDISAFSSPATWISLLTLTFMEIVLGIDNIIFISIVVNKLPHDQQKRGRTIGLLLALLFRIGLLLSISWIVSLKDPLFTLNLPFLEPNFGVSGRDIILLIGGLFLLSKSTTEIHTKLQGEEDSASEGKFDSMARVILQIVIIDIVFSFDSILTAVGLVDNVLVMILAVILAMGVMLAFSGYIADFVNKNPTIKMLALSFLIMIGIMLVMEAFHKEIPKGYVYFAMFFSLLVELLNMRLRKKSPPVHLRDSQYD, from the coding sequence GTGTTTGACATATCTGCTTTTTCCAGCCCCGCCACTTGGATTAGTCTGCTCACGCTGACGTTCATGGAAATCGTGCTGGGCATCGACAACATTATCTTCATTTCCATTGTCGTCAATAAGCTGCCCCACGACCAGCAGAAGCGGGGCCGGACCATCGGGCTGCTGCTAGCCCTGCTGTTCCGCATCGGGCTGCTGCTGAGCATCTCGTGGATTGTGAGTCTCAAGGACCCGCTCTTCACGCTGAATCTGCCCTTCCTGGAGCCCAACTTCGGCGTGTCGGGCCGCGACATTATTCTGCTGATCGGGGGCTTGTTTCTGCTCAGCAAGAGCACCACGGAGATTCATACCAAGCTGCAGGGTGAGGAAGACAGTGCCAGCGAAGGCAAATTCGACAGCATGGCCCGCGTGATTCTGCAGATTGTGATTATCGACATTGTCTTCTCGTTTGACTCCATCCTGACGGCCGTGGGCTTGGTCGACAATGTGCTGGTAATGATTCTGGCCGTTATTCTGGCTATGGGCGTCATGCTGGCCTTCTCGGGCTACATTGCCGACTTTGTCAATAAGAATCCTACCATCAAGATGCTGGCTCTCTCGTTCCTGATTATGATTGGTATCATGCTGGTCATGGAAGCCTTCCACAAGGAAATTCCGAAGGGCTACGTCTATTTCGCTATGTTCTTTTCCCTGCTGGTGGAGCTGCTCAACATGCGCCTGCGCAAGAAAAGCCCCCCGGTGCACCTGCGCGACTCGCAGTACGACTAA
- a CDS encoding NYN domain-containing protein, protein MNQMNSPLIRIGVFYDGNYFLKISDYYYFQHERKARISLEGLHEYIRHQVAEEEDVDVRLSQITDAHFFRGRLSATEARDKDRLFHDRLLDDILMNLSIATHYMPLKTRDGRLQEKGIDVWLALEALELALHKSFDVIVLIAGDSDYVPLIKKLNTIGTRVMLLNWDFKYVDFKGENRVTRASQQLLEHVTYPVAMHDVIDNGLASSDELIESLFVNQPEPVAFPSVKPVRPTGPTAAGPVGTVGISTIKNLKNGFGFVVMPPNNLFFSYADMAEGDFNDLREGDWVEFTVGRNHRDEDCARNVRKVQPPQDGDNDEYEEHEHESASSDLL, encoded by the coding sequence ATGAACCAGATGAATAGCCCACTGATAAGGATAGGCGTCTTTTACGACGGTAATTATTTCCTGAAAATCAGTGATTACTACTACTTCCAGCACGAGCGCAAGGCCCGAATCAGTCTCGAAGGCCTGCACGAGTATATTCGGCACCAAGTGGCTGAAGAAGAAGATGTGGACGTCCGTCTGAGTCAGATTACCGACGCTCATTTCTTCCGGGGCCGCTTGTCTGCTACGGAAGCCCGCGACAAAGACCGGCTGTTCCACGACCGGTTGCTGGACGATATTTTAATGAACCTGAGCATTGCCACGCACTACATGCCCCTGAAAACCCGCGACGGTCGGTTGCAGGAAAAGGGTATCGACGTGTGGCTGGCTTTGGAAGCCCTGGAACTGGCCCTGCACAAAAGCTTCGACGTGATTGTGCTCATCGCCGGCGACTCCGACTACGTGCCCCTGATCAAGAAGCTCAACACCATCGGCACCCGCGTCATGCTGCTGAACTGGGACTTCAAGTACGTGGATTTCAAAGGCGAAAACCGGGTAACCCGCGCTTCCCAGCAGTTGCTGGAGCACGTGACCTACCCCGTAGCTATGCACGACGTGATTGATAATGGCCTGGCCAGCAGCGACGAGCTCATTGAAAGCCTGTTCGTGAATCAGCCCGAGCCGGTGGCTTTCCCCTCGGTGAAGCCCGTGCGCCCTACGGGCCCCACGGCCGCTGGTCCGGTGGGTACGGTGGGCATCAGCACCATCAAGAACCTCAAGAATGGCTTTGGCTTCGTGGTAATGCCGCCAAACAACCTGTTCTTCAGCTACGCCGATATGGCCGAGGGCGACTTCAACGACCTGCGCGAAGGCGACTGGGTGGAATTCACGGTGGGCCGCAACCACCGCGACGAAGATTGCGCCCGCAACGTACGCAAGGTGCAGCCGCCTCAGGACGGCGACAACGACGAGTACGAAGAGCACGAGCACGAGTCGGCCTCCTCCGACCTGCTCTAA
- a CDS encoding DUF962 domain-containing protein, which produces MSAVPLTFAEFYPRYLREHSKRGTRILHFIGTTLFLLALGLAAFWQRFNLIPLGIVAAYGFAWVGHFFVERNRPATFQHPWYSLLGDFRLYFDLLRGQEKF; this is translated from the coding sequence ATGTCTGCCGTCCCGCTCACCTTCGCCGAATTTTACCCGCGCTACCTGCGGGAGCACAGCAAGCGGGGTACCCGCATTCTGCACTTCATTGGCACTACGCTGTTTTTGCTGGCCCTGGGGCTGGCTGCCTTCTGGCAGCGCTTCAACCTGATTCCGCTGGGCATCGTGGCGGCCTACGGCTTTGCCTGGGTAGGGCACTTCTTCGTGGAGCGCAACCGGCCGGCTACCTTTCAGCACCCGTGGTACTCCCTGCTCGGCGACTTTCGCCTGTACTTCGACCTGCTCCGGGGCCAGGAAAAATTCTAG
- a CDS encoding RNA methyltransferase, whose protein sequence is MRKRTMEELNRLSVADFKSTQKFPLTLVLDNVRSLHNVGSAFRTADAFAIEKIWLCGITGRPPQREITKTALGSTESVVWEYAPTTVEAIQQLKAAGYVVVAVEQTDGSQLLPTFQPAPEQPYALVMGNEVFGVDDDVLALCDAAVEIPQFGTKHSLNVSVAAGVVLWDFISKLGADLPA, encoded by the coding sequence ATGCGCAAAAGAACAATGGAAGAGCTGAACCGGCTCTCGGTGGCAGACTTCAAAAGTACGCAAAAATTCCCCCTTACCCTGGTGCTCGACAACGTGCGCAGCCTGCACAACGTGGGCTCGGCTTTCCGCACCGCCGACGCCTTTGCCATCGAGAAAATCTGGCTTTGTGGCATCACCGGGCGGCCCCCGCAGCGCGAAATCACCAAGACGGCCCTGGGCTCTACTGAGTCGGTGGTGTGGGAATATGCCCCGACCACGGTGGAGGCTATTCAGCAGCTCAAGGCAGCGGGCTACGTGGTGGTGGCCGTGGAGCAAACCGACGGCAGCCAACTGCTACCCACTTTCCAGCCCGCCCCCGAGCAGCCCTACGCCCTGGTGATGGGCAACGAGGTATTCGGGGTAGACGACGATGTACTGGCTTTGTGCGACGCGGCCGTAGAAATTCCGCAGTTCGGTACCAAGCACTCCTTGAATGTAAGCGTGGCGGCCGGCGTGGTACTATGGGACTTCATCAGTAAGCTCGGCGCTGATTTGCCGGCTTAA
- a CDS encoding GNAT family N-acetyltransferase, translating to MPVRAPHSPADFAAYYQLRYQVLRQPWNQPPGSERADDDEAPTTIHALFATDEGHVAGVGRLHPSGPHQAQVRYMAVDPALQGQGIGQQVLKYLEEAARQQGQTECILHARQQAVPFYERLGYHVVAPSHLLFGTVQHYLMRKDL from the coding sequence ATGCCCGTTCGCGCCCCGCACTCCCCCGCCGACTTTGCCGCCTATTACCAGCTGCGCTACCAGGTGCTGCGCCAGCCCTGGAACCAGCCGCCCGGCTCCGAGCGGGCCGACGACGATGAGGCCCCCACGACCATCCACGCGCTATTCGCCACCGACGAAGGCCACGTGGCGGGCGTAGGCCGCCTGCACCCCTCGGGCCCGCACCAGGCGCAGGTGCGCTATATGGCCGTAGACCCAGCCTTGCAGGGCCAGGGAATCGGGCAGCAGGTGCTGAAATACCTGGAAGAAGCCGCCCGCCAGCAGGGTCAGACCGAGTGCATCCTGCACGCCCGCCAGCAGGCCGTACCGTTCTATGAACGACTGGGCTACCACGTTGTGGCACCATCTCACCTGCTGTTTGGCACCGTCCAGCACTATCTGATGCGCAAGGACTTATAG
- a CDS encoding YajQ family cyclic di-GMP-binding protein: MPSFDIVSKVDPQTLENAVNTAKKELQTRYDLRDTKGGIELDKKANTIQLSSENSMRVKALEDILLGRVVKQGLDGTCLDFSAEEQPSGAMVKKTVKVRAGIDKEASRKIMKLIKDSKIKVDAQTQDEQIRVSAKKIDDLQQVIALLRQKVSEIGQPLQFVNMK, encoded by the coding sequence ATGCCTTCGTTTGACATTGTAAGCAAAGTAGACCCGCAAACCCTGGAAAACGCGGTAAATACCGCCAAAAAAGAGCTGCAGACCCGCTACGACCTGCGCGACACCAAGGGGGGTATTGAGCTCGACAAGAAAGCCAACACCATTCAACTCAGCTCCGAAAACTCCATGCGGGTGAAGGCGCTGGAAGACATTCTGCTAGGCCGGGTCGTGAAGCAGGGCCTCGACGGTACCTGCCTGGATTTTTCGGCCGAGGAGCAGCCCAGCGGAGCTATGGTTAAGAAAACCGTCAAGGTGCGGGCCGGTATCGACAAGGAAGCCAGCCGCAAAATCATGAAGCTCATCAAAGACAGCAAAATAAAGGTGGATGCCCAAACCCAGGACGAGCAAATCCGGGTGTCGGCCAAGAAGATTGACGACCTGCAGCAGGTCATTGCCCTACTGCGCCAGAAGGTCTCTGAAATTGGTCAGCCTTTGCAGTTCGTGAATATGAAGTAG
- a CDS encoding M36 family metallopeptidase, which produces MKLTSTLSTYRGLALAALLAVPALASAQTEPLDKALSQLAAQRSRLGLGETDLTNPAVTNQYTDKHNGVTHIYLRQRHQGIEIINAVADAHVTSAGKVTALHSSFLPNVATAARATTPNLTPAQAVGAAARALQVAAPRSLSAEVETTPAEGVTFNDGGISQDNIKAKLMYLPVEGGELRLVYDVLLWPLSGDDAWSVRIDARTGALVDKYSYSVHEPVSFAQLTERAMQVMKLPEPAPTQASKVNVPNSYNVLPITVESPNHASHQLVANPADALASPFGWHDENGVAGPEYTITRGNNVHAYDDRNGRNVYLANSSVSPDGGPNLEFNFPYDPNLRPLGNVKASITNLFYWNNQMHDIMFRKGFTEAAANFQQKNYTGLGLGNDQVKAEGQDGARLNNANFDTPPDGTRGKMQMYNWSPAPGALIVASPASVAGTYAAGQADFGRTVNSLGANYRGKLVLVNDGSAKPSRGCNGPLLNPAALNGNIAVIDRGKCTFASKIQLAQAAGARMVVVVDTTGSATVGDMTGASPDTVGIRIPSVLIPQALGNRLKQAMEGGNVMVGGTGGPGPDGDFDNGIVAHEYGHGVSNRLTGGGTATCLPSYSGPTLYETMGEGWSDFFGLWITTKPGDVGTTARGVGTYAINQPANGPGIRRKPYSTDFAVNNHTYAFIGLGASQYSETHDVGEVWTAVLWDLNWALIGKYGYNTDLTASTGGNNICLQLVLDGCKLQKCVPGFLDGRDAILKADSLNNRAANSALIWQVFARRGMGIDAVQGSVRVDDNTAGFQLPTVLSSQKALNEKLVEVYPNPAQNQLTVRTQVSSTVPVQVELLTVLGRTVLTTSAAAARIQAEGIRLNTTELANGIYVVRLTTSEGTITKKVMVQH; this is translated from the coding sequence ATGAAGTTAACTTCTACCCTGTCCACGTACCGGGGCTTGGCCCTGGCGGCTTTGCTGGCGGTTCCGGCCCTGGCTTCGGCCCAAACCGAGCCGCTTGACAAGGCGCTAAGCCAGCTGGCCGCCCAACGCAGCCGCCTGGGCCTGGGCGAGACGGACCTGACCAATCCCGCCGTTACCAACCAGTACACTGACAAGCACAACGGCGTTACGCACATCTACCTGCGGCAGCGCCACCAGGGAATTGAAATCATCAACGCCGTGGCCGACGCCCACGTGACGTCTGCCGGCAAAGTAACAGCCCTGCACAGCAGCTTTCTGCCCAACGTAGCCACTGCTGCCCGCGCCACGACGCCCAACCTCACGCCTGCTCAGGCCGTAGGAGCCGCCGCCCGCGCCCTGCAGGTAGCCGCTCCGCGTAGCCTGAGCGCTGAAGTAGAAACTACCCCCGCCGAAGGTGTGACCTTCAATGATGGCGGTATCTCCCAGGACAACATCAAGGCCAAGCTTATGTACCTGCCCGTGGAAGGCGGGGAGCTGCGCTTGGTGTACGACGTGCTGCTGTGGCCCCTCAGCGGCGACGACGCCTGGTCGGTGCGCATAGATGCCCGCACCGGCGCCCTGGTCGACAAGTATTCCTACTCGGTGCACGAGCCCGTATCGTTTGCCCAGCTTACCGAGCGGGCCATGCAGGTAATGAAGCTGCCCGAGCCGGCGCCCACGCAGGCCAGCAAGGTGAACGTGCCCAACAGCTACAACGTGCTGCCGATTACCGTCGAAAGCCCTAACCATGCTTCCCACCAGCTTGTGGCCAACCCCGCCGATGCCTTGGCCTCGCCCTTTGGCTGGCACGATGAGAACGGCGTCGCCGGTCCGGAGTACACCATTACGCGCGGCAATAACGTGCACGCCTACGATGACCGCAACGGCCGGAACGTATACCTGGCTAACTCCAGCGTAAGCCCCGACGGCGGACCCAACCTCGAGTTCAACTTTCCCTACGACCCGAACCTGCGCCCGTTGGGCAACGTGAAGGCTTCGATTACCAACCTGTTTTACTGGAACAATCAGATGCACGACATCATGTTCCGCAAAGGGTTTACGGAGGCGGCGGCCAACTTCCAACAGAAAAACTACACCGGCCTGGGTCTGGGCAACGACCAGGTGAAGGCAGAAGGCCAGGACGGCGCCCGTCTCAACAACGCCAACTTTGACACGCCGCCCGATGGTACGCGCGGCAAAATGCAGATGTACAATTGGAGCCCCGCCCCCGGCGCTCTCATTGTCGCGTCGCCGGCCTCGGTAGCCGGCACCTACGCCGCCGGCCAGGCCGACTTTGGCCGGACCGTCAACTCGCTGGGGGCCAACTACCGCGGCAAGCTGGTATTGGTAAACGACGGCTCGGCGAAACCTTCGCGCGGTTGCAACGGGCCGCTGCTGAACCCGGCCGCGCTGAATGGCAACATTGCCGTAATTGACCGGGGCAAGTGCACCTTCGCCTCGAAAATTCAGCTGGCTCAGGCCGCTGGCGCCCGCATGGTCGTGGTGGTCGACACCACCGGTAGCGCTACCGTGGGTGACATGACCGGCGCCTCGCCCGACACCGTAGGCATTCGGATTCCGTCGGTACTCATTCCCCAGGCCCTCGGCAACCGACTGAAGCAGGCTATGGAAGGCGGCAACGTCATGGTGGGCGGCACTGGTGGCCCCGGCCCCGATGGTGACTTCGACAATGGCATCGTAGCCCACGAATACGGCCACGGTGTTTCTAACCGCCTCACTGGTGGTGGCACGGCTACTTGCTTGCCCTCGTATTCTGGCCCTACGCTTTACGAAACGATGGGCGAAGGCTGGAGCGACTTTTTCGGCCTGTGGATAACCACCAAGCCCGGCGACGTAGGAACCACGGCCCGCGGGGTCGGAACGTACGCCATAAACCAGCCCGCCAACGGCCCGGGCATCCGCCGCAAGCCTTACTCGACCGACTTCGCGGTCAACAATCATACCTATGCCTTCATCGGCCTGGGCGCAAGTCAATACTCGGAGACCCACGACGTGGGTGAGGTATGGACCGCCGTACTGTGGGACTTGAACTGGGCTCTGATTGGTAAGTACGGCTACAACACCGACCTGACGGCCAGCACCGGCGGCAACAACATCTGCCTGCAGCTGGTACTCGACGGCTGCAAGCTGCAGAAGTGCGTTCCCGGCTTCCTCGACGGCCGCGACGCCATCCTGAAAGCCGACAGCCTCAACAACCGCGCGGCTAACTCGGCCTTGATCTGGCAGGTATTTGCTCGCCGCGGCATGGGTATCGACGCTGTGCAAGGCAGCGTCAGGGTGGACGACAACACGGCCGGCTTCCAGCTGCCGACCGTTCTGAGCTCACAGAAAGCTCTAAACGAGAAGCTGGTGGAAGTGTATCCTAACCCGGCTCAAAACCAGCTGACCGTGCGTACGCAGGTGAGCAGCACGGTGCCGGTGCAGGTAGAACTGCTGACGGTACTGGGCCGTACGGTGCTGACGACTTCGGCTGCCGCTGCCCGTATCCAGGCCGAAGGCATCCGCCTGAACACCACCGAGCTGGCTAACGGCATCTACGTGGTGCGCCTGACCACTTCGGAAGGTACGATTACCAAAAAAGTGATGGTGCAGCACTAA
- a CDS encoding PaaI family thioesterase, which yields MEQSFDVATLVGIYNQINHYGRTNGMQLTVASPGQVEYSMSVRPEHLSSPGTCHGGVIAGLMDSALGAAALTLAFQTGELVSTVEFKINYLHPVRLQDHLVARARVDHSGKTLVVSSAEIVCLNRELVVARGMGTFNRYPADKRDFHRLLFPDTDNTPVDL from the coding sequence ATGGAGCAATCCTTCGATGTAGCCACCCTGGTGGGTATCTACAACCAAATCAACCATTACGGCCGCACCAACGGCATGCAGCTTACTGTGGCCAGCCCCGGCCAAGTAGAGTACAGCATGAGTGTGCGGCCCGAGCACCTGTCGTCGCCGGGCACCTGCCACGGGGGCGTTATTGCCGGCCTGATGGACTCGGCCCTGGGCGCGGCAGCTCTTACCCTGGCCTTTCAGACTGGGGAGCTGGTGTCCACAGTAGAGTTCAAAATCAACTACCTGCACCCCGTACGGCTGCAGGACCACCTCGTGGCCCGGGCCCGCGTCGACCACTCGGGTAAAACCCTGGTGGTGAGCAGCGCCGAAATAGTCTGTTTGAACCGGGAGCTGGTCGTGGCCCGTGGCATGGGCACCTTCAACCGCTACCCCGCCGATAAGCGCGACTTCCACCGCCTGCTCTTCCCCGACACCGACAATACCCCCGTCGACCTGTAG
- a CDS encoding metal-dependent hydrolase — translation MRGSSHLAIGLITGVAVGGLVAGVPFSPAGIALAGFSALAPDLDHPSSRLSKRLSFSQNYVRFAFALGALGLAGYTHYMLPLGTSDRRMGFTAALAFGLIGVAMQGGSARKLALMFTGICTGLAGLYFGFLWLSLLGTFVALAPYTSHRTWTHTIWATALWTYIGYLANNTLGWHGVAHFAGAGYASHLVADSLTKAGVKWFMPLSDYSFKLPLIRTGSTSGNLMEVGICVGYAVLVLALIVAGMKF, via the coding sequence GTGCGCGGCTCTTCTCACTTGGCCATCGGCCTGATTACCGGCGTGGCCGTCGGCGGCCTCGTGGCGGGCGTGCCTTTCTCGCCAGCGGGCATTGCCCTGGCGGGGTTTTCGGCCCTGGCCCCCGACCTCGACCACCCCAGTTCCCGGCTGAGCAAGCGCCTGAGTTTCTCCCAGAACTACGTGCGCTTTGCCTTCGCCCTGGGGGCTTTGGGTCTGGCCGGCTACACCCACTATATGCTGCCCCTCGGTACCTCCGATAGGCGTATGGGCTTCACCGCGGCCCTAGCCTTCGGGCTCATCGGGGTGGCCATGCAGGGCGGCTCGGCCCGTAAGCTGGCCCTGATGTTTACCGGCATCTGTACGGGTCTGGCCGGACTCTACTTCGGGTTTTTGTGGCTGAGCCTGCTGGGCACCTTCGTGGCGTTGGCACCTTACACGTCGCACCGCACCTGGACGCATACCATCTGGGCCACCGCCCTGTGGACCTACATTGGCTACCTGGCCAACAATACCCTGGGCTGGCACGGGGTGGCCCACTTTGCCGGGGCCGGCTACGCTTCCCACCTCGTGGCCGACTCGCTGACCAAGGCCGGGGTGAAATGGTTTATGCCCTTGTCCGACTACTCGTTTAAGCTGCCCCTGATCCGGACTGGCTCTACCTCCGGCAACCTGATGGAAGTAGGAATTTGTGTAGGCTACGCGGTTTTGGTGCTGGCGCTTATTGTGGCCGGCATGAAGTTCTAA